cgggagaacgtatgatactgcgctgaattgtccttaaatgtgggcggggttaaacgtttaaccccgcccacatttagctcctcctcgatctgcgggctgcagtcaggggcacttgtCTAGATCAGCGCAGCTGAAAACCTCGCTTTAGTCAATAAATCAAAGTTCATGGAAGCCCTTCATCGTTTTCATGATCACTCTGTGGAAATATGTATTACAGCACATATCTTGTAGCCTAGTGCATCCCCACTCCTCCTTTACAGTTTTTCTGTCTACTCTCAAGGGGTTCAAGGACAATGTGTATCGCCAGCGGAGAAAATACTTTGTGGAGGTGGCGATGGATTATAAATCGTAAGATTTTTAACTGCATATGCTGTCTGTATTCGTCATATATTTCTATAAAATATTTGTGGCTTATGCAAGTCATTGTTTTTCATCTATGATTATTTTGATGATTACCAAAATATCGGTGTCCTTTACCTAGTAGGCTATGTGGTTAATAATGTACTTCTTTGGCTCCCCCTAGCGGACAGCCTATCCCTCGCGTCGAATACACCCAAGAGGAAATCAAAACTTGGGGCGTCGTCTTCAGGGAACTCACCAAACTATACCCCACCCATGCCTGTCGGGAATACCTCAAAAACCTCCCCCTCCTGACCAAGTTCTGTGGTTACAGAGAGGACAATATACCGCAGTTGGAAGACGTTTCTGTTTTTCTTCGAGGTATGGTCTACATTTACAGGAAGGGATCCTAGAGTGTCTAATTACACAAAGAGCGAGGGCGTGTTAGTTGGAGGGTTGGGTGTAGGGCGAGGAGCCGTTCAACAGTCAATGGGCCACATCTGGCGAATGATACATTCTGCATATGGCTCTGCAATGGTGCTTAGTGGTTGTTAGGGTCTGGGGCCCCTCCATGTTATTCAATGCCACTCCCGGGCCCTTACTTCTaaatgagtttgacacaccACTGATTTAAAATACAATGAAACATATTGGCTGAAGAGTGTGgatcaagcagagacagagtgtgttcctgtgtggatcaagcagagacagagtgtgttcctgtgtggatcaagcagagacagagtgtgttcctgtgtggatcaagcagagacagagtgtgttcctgtgtggatcaagcagagacagagtgtgttcctgtgtggatcaagcagagacagagtgtgttcctgtgtggatcaagcagagacagagtgtgttcctgtgtggatcaagtagagacagagtgtgttcctgtgtggatcaagtagagacagagtgtgttcctgtgtggatcaagtagagacagagtgtgttcctgtgtggatcaagtagagacagagtgtgttcctgtgtggatcaagtagagacagagtgtgttcctgtgtggatcaagtagagacagagtgtgttcctgtgtggatcaagcagagacagagtgtgttcctgtgtggatcaagcagagacagagtgtgttcctgtgtggatcaagcagagacagagtgtgttcctgtgtggatCAAGCAGAGACAcggtgtgttcctgtgtggatCAAGTAGAGACACGGTGTGTATGCCAATGGATGATTTGTGCTTCTCTTTTTGTTACAGAAAGGTCTGGCTTCACTGTGCGTCCCGTAGCCGGCTACCTCTCGCCCAGAGATTTCTTGGCAGGTCTGGCCTATCGGGTGTTTAACTGCACCCAGTATATCCGCCACAGTGTGGATCCTCTCTACACACCTGAACCGTAGGTGCTCCTTTACCACCTGTTTCTATTATCACTCTTAGGCCTGTGTTGCACTTGCTATTGGCCCCTGCATGGGATCAACCACAAATATGCTATTTGTTTAGACACTGGCTTGCCAAAAGAAATGCAGCGAAAAGGTGTGGTGTTGTAGAACAGGGCGTGACCATGAAGTTAACTGATCCACCGAGTGTAGAAGCCTTCAATTGATGATCGAAAAGTCAATTTGAAAAGGTCAAAATTGAATATAATTTAGACATGGTCTATACAACCTTTTGGTCGTTCCTATGAAGGCAGTCTTCTGTGTCATGTTGAGTGTCTCATCAGAACCCATCCCCTGTGTGGTTTACAGAGACACGTGTCACGAGCTTCTGGGCCACGTGCCGCTCTTGGCCGATCCGAAGTTCGCCCAGTTCTCCCAGGAGATCGGACTGGCGTCCCTCGGAGCCTCTGATGAGGACGTGCAGAAACTGGCCACGGTGAGCCTGACACCCAATGACCCAAGAATAACCCAACACCGTTCCGTGTTACTGAATGTATAGTAACTCTCTAAGGAGGTTATAGCTCAGGAAGAAGAGCGGGTTGACTGATAGCTGGAAGGCTGCTAGTTCAATCCACtactcctcctagctgagtgtcgaggtgtcccagagcaagacgcctcaccttGACTGCTCCTTACAAGCTggctgcgtggttgactcccccgtcggtgtgtgaatgtgtgaatgaatggttgtaagtcgctttgaataaagGCATCAGCAAAATTCcctaaatatacattttaattccaaagccTTGGTTTTAAACTGGaaaatactttaaaaaaaagattgcaAGTGACCTTAACCGAGGCAAAGGGCTGACATGGTGTGACGGGTTTGCCTCCACAGTGCTATTTCTTCACCATTGAGTTTGGCTTGTGCAAGCAGGACGGACAACTGAGAGCTTACGGCGCCGGGTTACTGTCTTCTATAGGAGAGCTGAGGGTGAGTAGCAGTACACCTGCggacacacaggaagtacaGTCGACTCTGCTCAATGGAACTTCATAGTCAAACACagtgacaaacaaacaaacacaatttatTTAACTGAAAGCTTGTTCAACATTTTCGTGGGAATAAACATGAGCGTAACAATGGGGAAGTTAATAATACTGTATCACTTTTATGTTGTATGTCTTTTAAGCTTGAGCCCTAATCTCTTGGGTCATCATATTTGGTCGTAATATGGAGGAAGGCTACAGAACAGTGCAAGACACGCatatatatgtaggcctatgcgtGTTTTTAGATCTGCACTGTCCCGCCATGAAATATGTGCAGTGAAATATGTGAATTGAGACTTGATACTATCTAAGAAACTGGGTCAACGAAGCGATAAAATGTGAGTTAGCAGGCCTTTTTGTAGCTTGAGACTACGCTAAGAAGCTGGGTAAACTGATCTTAAAAAAGCGAGATAGCTAGACATTTTGTCACAAAAATGTATTGAAGCAAGTTGCCGTGATATTTTCTTGATCGTTTTCTCAAattcttattttattaaataaaacaagGTAAAGTGTACTTCACACCGTGATTACAATACTACACTACAAGTACACCACAACTATATAAAGACCTACTTCAGATGAGGAACTAACACTTTGTTGGGTCCATCTTGTTGCCGGCAGCATGCCCTGTCTGACCAGGCCCGTGTGAAGATGTTTGACCCGCGGACCACCTGCAACCAGGAGTGCCTGATCACCACCTTCCAGGAGGTCTACTTTGTCTCCGAGAGCTTCGAGGAGGCTAAGGAGAAGATGAGGTAACCAAGCCGCTTGGTAGATCTTTCTTAGGGTTAGGatatcagggttagggttagggttagggtcaaccCTAACATCAGCTACGCCATGATGGCTGATGTTATAACATTTAACGTCACTTATAAGTTGACAACGGATACGATATGCTGTAGGATAAAGCAGCCAATTCGCAAGCAAACTCAACTCTAACTCCCTAAACGAATAATAAGTAATGGTGTAATATTATAGCGAATTGTATGGACATTGCATAGAATATTATAAATGTGGGATTTCTGTTTTTGCCAACGGTACAATTAAAATGCCTCATTTATACCCCTTTGTTTGTAGGCCCTAGCTCTCTGTTAGTTTAAGcataatttatattttctctctctgttagtTTAAGcataatttatattttctgtGCTCTTTATAATTGCATGAAGttggttgttttgttattttctgCATCTCATTTGGATCTCATAATCTCCTAAATGATTGACTAGCCTACCATATTCTTTTATACCTTTCTGAGCTTATTTCGTTCACGAAATACTTTCGATTGCTCATATTTTCTCGGCTTCCACAGGGATTTTGCCAAGACTATTAAAAGGCCTTTCTCGGTGTACTACAACCCTTACACCCAGAGCATCGACCTGCTCAAAGACACCCGGAGCATAGAGGACGTGGTCCAGGATCTCCGCAGCGACCTCACCACCGTGTGTGATGCTCTGGGCAAAATGAACACCTACTTGGGCATTTGAGTTCGTCGGTGGTCggctctctgctgccccctgtcTAGCTTTGTATGTAATGACGCCACACACACTGCTTCTAATAGATCTCCAGAAAAAGGTTTAGCTTGAGCTTTAATTAATCTATTCTATGTTAAGATATGACCAGGATACACAGTAGTATCTGCATAAATGTTAAGAAATGTGTAATGGGTAATCGTAACAATCACATGCATCAGTAGACAATCTACAACACCAAGAAAACAGTTCTGTAGCTTGGACTCGTTGCTGTTGCTTGCTATCTGTAATTTCTATCTGTAATTTTTATTTAAGTTCAATAATAAACCAAATCGATGTTCCATGCTTGGTACTTTTTCATGCAATATCATGAATTGACACACAAATTCACTTCTCCTCTTGGGCTGGAACAAGGCCCAACAACTTTACTAGAGGTGTGATAATAGATGTTCTCATGATGTTCATTATGGGCACTGTAATGGGGAATGGAATGAGCTGCCCCTTTTTCACCCTGCCCATTACACTTCTGTGATGAAGGCCTATTACATTTCAAAAGAGCATTTATCgattttttaaatgaataaaatgcaaaaCATTGATGGAAAAACAATGTCGGTTAAATTTTTCTAAAACGAATAAACTCTGCAcgacatacacaaacagcatCTCTAAGTCCAGTATATAAGATTCTTGTTAAGACGGTTAAATTGTCATTTACAGTAAGAGTGGCCTCTACAATTACAAAAGGTCATGTTGTTAAAAAGATTGAGTAGGGTTAGAAACAGAGAATGTTGTTGCTCTCAGGACAGGTCTGggccgggggggcagggggctgcCCGGTGCCGCTGAGCCCACAGGGCGGGCCCCCTGCAGTGCGGCCATCAACCTCTGAAACAGGGAGTAGCTGAAGGCtccctggagctgctgctgcagcacctCGTTCTGCTGGATCTGCAGCcggacagagagagcagaggagcggtgagaagagaaggagaggccaCGAGttgaggagaagggagaagggcTTTCTGATTAACATCATGTCAttccattttgtttgtgtgagttgtttgtgtgtcgatTCTTGATGTTTGTATTACTGCTGGCTGTGCAGCAAATTGCCCCTCTGGGATAATAAAGGTAACCTAACCTTACATGTGAGAACAGACAATTtgcacaaacatatacatataaaaaaacacactcaaaatcagaatcacttttattatattatacttaTTCtacagtacacaagagtaaaatgattaggcttggttcctcaacattcacatagcagcaacagtacaagataaaataaataaagataagaaaccatatgaaaagaaattaagtaaaaaaatataaaataagtataaaaataaataagtaagtagcagcatcaataataataaaaagtaatgaGGTATAATAAAGTGTGAAGTGTAGGGTGTTTAAGTGGTAGTGATAGCAGACACAGGTAGGGTTATTGTGCAATAGATAAATGCTGTGCAAATACAATCGATGGTTAAATACcagtctgttgttgtggtgtgcgtgtggatggttggggggtagtgtgtttctccaggagtctgactgctttggggaaaaaacagtttgtcatcctctgggttttggcccttaggctttggtaccgcctccctgacggcagtagctcaggttgGTTTAACACAACGACGACAGGGatgcgacggcaagcagccaattgcgtacagtcgtttgaactaggcccgttgatcacgcctcttgtggtgaagaaaatgacagcagcctccccagaccaacgtgcaatctacgatggagcttggtctggcaatagccaggctacagGGTTGCTGTATTTGGGATGGATAGTCTTCTACAGTCAGTGGCGAGGGTGGTTGATTGCAAGGGTGTTTGAATCCCAGCCGAAAGTCCCAATATCCACAATCTTCCATGACTGTAGATCGAGACCACAGTAgat
This genomic stretch from Gadus chalcogrammus isolate NIFS_2021 chromosome 9, NIFS_Gcha_1.0, whole genome shotgun sequence harbors:
- the tph2 gene encoding tryptophan 5-hydroxylase 2 translates to MASSHVKRDVLEPVPKMQPAMMLFSSRYWSRRGMSLDSAMLEQRGQGQPQRHTGGQMSRRSSFCPINEHPEKENAVESGQTAVVFSLKDEVGCLVKALRIFQEKHVNLNHIESRKSKRVAREVEIYADCSCSKKEFNDLLQHLKDHVNIISYNTPAQLWSTEADDEDVPWFPMKICDLDQCSKRVLMYGSELDADHPGFKDNVYRQRRKYFVEVAMDYKSGQPIPRVEYTQEEIKTWGVVFRELTKLYPTHACREYLKNLPLLTKFCGYREDNIPQLEDVSVFLRERSGFTVRPVAGYLSPRDFLAGLAYRVFNCTQYIRHSVDPLYTPEPDTCHELLGHVPLLADPKFAQFSQEIGLASLGASDEDVQKLATCYFFTIEFGLCKQDGQLRAYGAGLLSSIGELRHALSDQARVKMFDPRTTCNQECLITTFQEVYFVSESFEEAKEKMRDFAKTIKRPFSVYYNPYTQSIDLLKDTRSIEDVVQDLRSDLTTVCDALGKMNTYLGI